One window from the genome of Actinomycetota bacterium encodes:
- the mazG gene encoding nucleoside triphosphate pyrophosphohydrolase, with protein MEAARSGAEVEFVFHLPPAGVQVVRLAEVERALRDPEHGCPWDLEQDHASLGRYLVEETYELLEAIDSGDDAAIAEELGDVLLQVVFHAQIASDRGAFDLDDVARGIADKLVRRHPHVFADVEVTGAQDVIARWDVLKQEEKQRTGPFEGIPSALPALTLAEKLQRRASKLGFDWADATAPAERVRQELDELLDAGDGDRRAHEVGDLLSAVVATARHVGVDPEAALRGAATRFQRRFEAVLAAAQVAGHDPADLDRDGWLALWEQVKRSQR; from the coding sequence ATGGAGGCCGCCCGCTCCGGCGCCGAGGTGGAGTTCGTCTTCCACCTCCCGCCAGCCGGCGTCCAGGTCGTTCGTCTGGCGGAGGTGGAACGCGCCCTGCGTGACCCCGAGCACGGCTGCCCGTGGGACCTGGAGCAGGACCACGCGTCCCTGGGGCGCTACCTGGTCGAGGAGACCTACGAGCTGCTGGAGGCGATCGATTCCGGTGACGACGCTGCCATCGCCGAGGAACTCGGAGATGTGCTCCTGCAGGTCGTCTTCCACGCCCAGATCGCCAGCGACCGTGGCGCCTTCGACCTCGACGACGTCGCCCGTGGCATCGCCGACAAGCTGGTGCGTCGCCACCCGCACGTCTTCGCCGACGTGGAGGTCACCGGGGCACAGGACGTGATCGCCCGCTGGGACGTGCTCAAGCAGGAGGAGAAGCAGCGCACCGGGCCCTTCGAGGGGATCCCGAGCGCTCTGCCGGCCCTCACCCTGGCCGAGAAGCTCCAACGGCGCGCCTCAAAGCTCGGCTTCGACTGGGCCGACGCCACCGCACCCGCCGAGCGCGTCCGCCAGGAGCTCGACGAACTGCTCGACGCAGGCGATGGCGACCGCCGGGCGCACGAGGTGGGCGACCTGCTGTCAGCGGTCGTCGCGACCGCCCGCCACGTCGGCGTCGACCCCGAGGCGGCCCTGCGAGGAGCGGCCACCAGGTTCCAGCGCCGGTTCGAGGCGGTGCTGGCCGCTGCACAGGTCGCCGGGCACGACCCGGCTGACCTCGACCGTGACGGCTGGCTGGCGCTGTGGGAGC
- a CDS encoding peptidylprolyl isomerase: protein MRVKTRVAGAAAALALLIAGCASAAVGREIAATVDGHDILTDTLAVLVDAQRQSDDRPAPEDYAAVEQLQRETLTQLIRDEIAARAAGDLGIEVSQDVVEERFNELAERFGGPEALRQEIAEAGRSEVEIRSQIAAVIRRERLQEHFAAQAEVTDAEIRAAYDRALDDEYRVADVSHILVETREQAEDLRAQLDAGADFGELAREHSTDELSAVNAGALGEQPRGRYIEAFDEAVWDAEPGEVVGPVQTQFGFHLIQVNGFREVPLSEVEPRIRQELQAEASQEAFDEWFREVVAAADVRVGPRIGRWDPATATVIPTDAIPERGSVRLDGSVATPAG from the coding sequence GTGCGTGTCAAGACGCGGGTGGCGGGCGCCGCCGCGGCTCTCGCCCTGCTGATCGCCGGCTGCGCCAGCGCTGCGGTCGGTCGAGAGATCGCCGCCACCGTCGACGGCCACGACATCCTCACCGACACGCTCGCGGTCCTGGTCGACGCCCAACGCCAGAGCGACGACCGCCCCGCGCCCGAGGACTACGCGGCCGTCGAGCAGCTGCAGCGTGAGACGCTCACGCAGCTGATCCGCGACGAGATCGCGGCTCGCGCCGCCGGTGACCTCGGGATCGAAGTCAGCCAAGACGTGGTCGAGGAGCGGTTCAACGAGCTGGCCGAACGGTTCGGCGGCCCCGAGGCTCTCCGCCAGGAGATCGCCGAGGCCGGCCGGAGCGAGGTCGAGATCCGCTCACAGATCGCCGCGGTGATCCGCCGTGAGAGGCTCCAGGAGCACTTCGCCGCCCAGGCTGAGGTGACCGACGCCGAGATCCGGGCCGCGTACGACCGGGCCCTCGACGACGAGTACCGGGTGGCCGACGTGTCCCACATCCTGGTGGAGACCCGCGAGCAGGCCGAGGACCTCCGAGCCCAGCTGGATGCGGGGGCCGATTTCGGCGAACTGGCGCGGGAGCACTCCACCGACGAGCTCAGCGCCGTCAACGCCGGGGCGCTCGGAGAGCAGCCGCGTGGCCGCTACATCGAGGCGTTCGACGAGGCGGTGTGGGACGCCGAGCCCGGTGAGGTCGTCGGCCCGGTGCAGACCCAGTTCGGCTTCCACCTGATCCAGGTCAACGGGTTCCGCGAGGTCCCACTGTCGGAGGTCGAGCCCCGCATCCGCCAGGAGCTGCAGGCCGAGGCATCCCAGGAAGCCTTCGATGAGTGGTTCCGCGAGGTCGTCGCCGCAGCCGACGTGCGGGTCGGTCCCCGCATCGGCCGGTGGGACCCCGCCACCGCGACCGTGATCCCCACCGACGCGATCCCCGAGCGCGGCAGCGTCCGGCTGGACGGGTCGGTGGCGACGCCGGCCGGCTGA